One window of the Puntigrus tetrazona isolate hp1 chromosome 13, ASM1883169v1, whole genome shotgun sequence genome contains the following:
- the si:ch211-51a6.2 gene encoding neurotrypsin has product MDISGVLSIAAVLRFSVVVHGEAGQRAVYLNTLQNSGPLSCSEGFTELGYYNGSVSQTDSGSSCLKWTDFPDYMLQYPNRGLGDHNYCRNPDRESNPWCFFRQKSGAVGWAFCDCHQGEARLVGGSSNKSGRLEVYLNGRWGAVCDTHLTDRDASVICRQLRLGEIGTALRHSYFGPGSGLFHFERLGCHGNEDSLLKCRSRKYISGDCNHGNEAGVVCAAPEGNGAPLRLVGGLEDFEGRVEVYHNGRWGTICDDEWDDIDAEVVCRQLGLGGVPKAWTWAHFGQGTGPIMLDGVHCTGNELSLEECPHASWGQHNCDHMEDAGVSCNPFTDGVLRLVGADSPWEGRLEVYHAGEWGTVCDDSWTGRHAQVVCRQLGYRGRAEVAPDGMYGEGTGMILLDEVTCEGGESSLLDCAHGQWGQHDCSHSEDVGIRCEREGQNNEIPEVAPATGPLVRLVDGESRKEGRIEVFINSQWGSVCDDGWNDINAGVVCRQLGFVGVSKARSMAYFGEGQGPIHLDNVKCVGTEVSLGECSAVGLDAHDCRHSEDAGVICDYTTESVKYRSMNKQECGLRPNTQRRRRRIIGGDKSLRGDWPWQVSLWLRSQSKGTHPLCGATLINSCWVITAAHCFKRFGSDPSRYVLRLGDYHTEERDDFERTLSPERIVIHGKYHSQGWEYDIALLKLKGTDGNCVAFNPHTNAVCLPPQSNRRGKRPIACVITGWGITDSEYSRTLLQAWVPLLPSWKCKKRYGSRFTSRMLCAGSLSNHRRVDSCQGDSGGPLVCQGEAGHWMLTGIISWGHGCGDPTYPGVYTRVGRFLKWIEKVTHGTGKV; this is encoded by the exons GCAGGACAAAGAGCTGTGTACCTGAACACACTACAGAACTCAG GTCCTCTTTCCTGCTCTGAGGGCTTCACTGAGCTGGGTTATTACAATGGATCTGTGTCTCAGACAGATTCTGGCTCTTCCTGTCTAAAATGGACTGACTTTCCAGACTACATGCTGCAGTACCCCAACCGTGGACTAGGAGACCACAACTACTGTAGAAACCCTGACCGTGAATCCAACCCCTGGTGCTTTTTTAGACAAAAGTCAGGAGCCGTCGGATGGGCCTTCTGCGACTGCCACCAGG GTGAGGCGCGGTTGGTGGGGGGTTCTTCAAATAAGAGTGGCCGTCTTGAGGTGTACCTGAATGGCCGATGGGGAGCAGTGTGTGACACCCACCTGACTGATCGAGATGCCAGTGTGATCTGTAGACAACTGAGGCTCGG TGAAATCGGCACTGCGCTTCGGCATTCCTATTTCGGACCCGGTTCTGGGCTCTTTCACTTTGAACGTCTTGGCTGCCATGGCAATGAAGATTCTCTTCTGAAGTGCCGGAGCAGGAAATATATCTCTGGTGACTGTAACCATGGAAATGAGGCCGGAGTGGTATGCGCAGCACCTGAGG gcaATGGTGCCCCCCTGAGGCTCGTGGGAGGCCTTGAGGATTTCGAGGGGCGTGTGGAGGTGTACCATAATGGGAGGTGGGGTACTATCTGTGATGATGAATGGGACGATATTGATGCTGAAGTGGTTTGCCGACAGTTGGGACTGGG gGGTGTACCAAAGGCGTGGACATGGGCACACTTTGGGCAAGGCACTGGGCCTATCATGTTGGATGGAGTGCACTGCACAGGAAATGAACTGTCTCTGGAGGAATGCCCTCATGCTTCCTGGGGCCAGCACAACTGTGATCACATGGAGGATGCTGGAGTCTCGTGCAACCCGTTTACAG ATGGAGTGTTGCGTCTAGTAGGAGCTGATAGCCCATGGGAAGGACGCCTCGAGGTTTATCACGCTGGAGAATGGGGCACAGTGTGTGATGACAGCTGGACCGGACGTCACGCCCAGGTGGTGTGTCGACAGCTGGGTTATCG AGGGCGAGCTGAGGTGGCTCCGGATGGGATGTATGGAGAGGGTACAGGGATGATCCTGCTGGACGAGGTGACATGTGAAGGGGGAGAAAGCTCTTTGCTGGACTGTGCTCATGGTCAGTGGGGGCAGCATGACTGCTCTCACAGTGAGGATGTGGGCATACGCTGTGAAAGAGAAGGACAGAACAATGAGATCCCTGAAGTGGCTCCTGCCACAG GTCCCCTGGTGAGGCTGGTGGATGGCGAGAGCCGTAAGGAGGGCCGCATAGAGGTGTTTATTAACAGCCAGTGGGGCAGTGTGTGTGATGATGGTTGGAATGACATCAACGCTGGAGTGGTCTGCAGACAGCTAGGATTTGT CGGAGTCTCGAAGGCCCGCTCCATGGCATACTTCGGTGAGGGTCAAGGGCCCATCCATCTGGATAATGTAAAGTGTGTTGGGACAGAGGTTTCACTGGGTGAGTGTTCAGCTGTAGGCCTGGACGCCCACGATTGCAGGCACAGTGAGGACGCAGGGGTCATCTGTGACTACACCACTGAATCCGTAAAGTACAGAAGCATGAACAAGCAGGAATGTGGTTTGAGACCCAACACACAAAGACGCAGGAGAAGGATCATTGGAGGAGACAAGTCTCTTCG GGGAGACTGGCCGTGGCAAGTATCTCTGTGGCTTAGGTCTCAATCGAAAGGCACCCATCCACTTTGTGGGGCGACTCTCATCAATTCCTGTTGGGTCATTACTGCTGCTCATTGCTTCAAGAG GTTTGGTTCAGACCCTTCCCGGTATGTGCTGCGGCTCGGTGACTACCACACAGAGGAGAGGGATGACTTTGAGCGCACTCTCTCTCCTGAGCGCATCGTGATCCACGGGAAGTACCACAGCCAGGGCTGGGAGTATGATATTGCCTTGCTGAAGCTGAAGGGGACAGATGGGAATTGCGTGGCCTTTAACCCGCACACTAATGCGGTTTGCCTTCCGCCTCAGAGCAACAGGAGGGGCAAGAGGCCTATCGCCTGTGTTATCACCGGATGGGGAATTACAG ACTCTGAGTACTCCCGAACGCTGCTGCAAGCCTGGGTCCCTTTACTGCCCTCCTGGAAGTGTAAAAAACGGTACGGCAGTCGCTTCACCAGCCGCATGTTGTGTGCCGGCAGCTTGTCGAACCATCGGCGCGTGGACAGCTGTCAGGGTGACAGCGGGGGGCCACTGGTGTGCCAGGGCGAGGCGGGCCACTGGATGCTCACAGGAATCATCTCCTGGGGACACGGTTGTGGTGACCCTACCTATCCCGGTGTGTACACGAGGGTCGGTCGGTTCCTGAAGTGGATAGAGAAAGTCACGCACGGCACCGGGAAAGTGTGA